One Zeugodacus cucurbitae isolate PBARC_wt_2022May chromosome 3, idZeuCucr1.2, whole genome shotgun sequence genomic region harbors:
- the LOC105215260 gene encoding uncharacterized protein KIAA2013 homolog → MFRTDKSNKFDLGEFKRKLKRLADGSFLSYRRIFLLLLGICIFFYILPPVFRYLFMSTPEVKDPHMQCMDDRLTPFFLQNYEFDANIRHVPPHPEERNFIPYVGNGYIGMEVAHDASLNIKSGRSMQLPMQFHPVVSVAQRNEAGREATVVEYLSGTVHRFQCFNNYFVAYTYYAHRTHPSVLMQEIKITNTRNTIEEVELIFPRIYFQSPTSHVIKLGSTTQSSVLKEFEVSTGTILVTPDDPTNVIVVSVVKPQINRIVQLKKRGAINIVFPIAVHYSQPIKRDKLTETVQDMENKAIQAMTKVLQKIQNKSEQQPNPHTFHQEHINVWSDLWATGFSISTSKAEGSLNGDRINASMYAVLSQTRSYEYEEYASLKSPSKQEIAKALTYAEGCYDSYYTLQAENLWLNADTLEKLNNLVSSWMVTLEKQGCHNLIRAGASGVIQAMVLSFGSFRFSNQHLECNMHPKYLHRDFHFRRLNYGNKTHVNVTITVTEDNKAVINVALDRSDRSYYACDGGCLDDPVLLTQSRRQFPVKLTEPVTAILYITEDKQHMEELHKAIHVKEVVEAPAHEQHLIALHRHGHQLGGLPTLFWVSVCAIIIVFHAFLCKLIIKEYCEPSEKLRYRYNKP, encoded by the exons atgttTCGAACAGACAAATCGAATAAGTTCGATCTAGGAGAATTCAAGCGAAAGCTTAAACGTCTCGCGGATGGCAGTTTTTTATCCTACAGACGCATATTTCTGCTCTTATTGGGAATctgtatatttttctatattttgccACCCGTGTTTCGATATCTATTCATGAGTACGCCGGAAGTAAAAG ATCCACATATGCAGTGCATGGACGATCGTTTAACACCATTTTTCCTACAAAACTATGAATTCGATGCAAATATACGTCACGTGCCACCCCACCCCGAAGAGCGTAATTTCATACCGTATGTAGGTAATGGTTACATTGGTATGGAAGTGGCACACGATGCTTCCTTGAACATTAAATCCGGTCGTTCTATGCAATTGCCAATGCAATTTCATCCGGTTGTATCGGTAGCACAGCGAAACGAAGCTGGACGCGAAGCAACGGTAGTCGAATATTTGTCGGGTACAGTGCATAG GTTTCAATGTTTTAATAACTATTTCGTCGCCTATACGTATTATGCGCACCGTACACATCCGAGCGTCTTAATGCAAGAAATAAAAATCACGAACACTCGTAACACCATAGAGGAGGTGGAGCTGATTTTTCcacgtatttattttcaatcacCAACTTCACATGTGATTAAATTGGG TTCAACAACTCAATCCTCTGTACTTAAAGAATTCGAAGTGAGTACTGGTACAATTTTAGTAACTCCAGACGACCCTACCAATGTGATTGTAGTAAGCGTCGTCAAACCACAAATCAATCGAATTGTACAGCTGAAAAAGCGAGGCGCTATCAATATAGTATTCCCAATTGCAGTGCATTACTCACAACCGATTAAACGTGACAAGTTGACAGAAACTGTACAAGATATGGAAAACAAAGCTATACAAGCGATGACAAAAGTTTTGcagaaaatacaaaacaaatcgGAGCAACAACCAAATCCACACACATTTCATCAGGAACACATTAATGTTTGGTCAGATTTGTGGGCTACTGGCTTCAGTATAAGCACATCTAAAGCGGAGGGCAGTCTGAATGGTGATCGTATCAACGCTTCCATGTATGCAGTGCTATCGCAAACACGCAGTTATGAATATGAAGAGTACGCTTCACTAAAATCGCCTAGCAAACAAGAAATCGCAAAAGCATTAACGTATGCTGAGGGCTGTTACGATTCGTATTACACACTGCAGGCAGAGAATCTCTGGTTGAACGCAGACACATTGGAAAAACTTAACAATTTGGTCTCGTCGTGGATGGTTACTTTGGAGAAGCAGGGCTGTCACAACCTAATACGCGCTGGTGCTTCAGGTGTTATACAAGCTATGGTGCTAAGCTTTGGCAGTTTTCGTTTCAGCAATCAACACTTAGAGTGTAACATGCATCCCAAGTATCTGCATCGCGATTTTCATTTCCGTCGCTTAAATTATGGCAATAAGACGCATGTCAATGTCACAATCACCGTGACTGAAGATAATAAGGCTGTCATTAATGTGGCGCTTGATCGTTCCGATCGCAGTTATTATGCCTGTGATGGCGGCTGTTTAGATGATCCTGTGCTACTCAC GCAAAGTCGTCGCCAGTTCCCGGTTAAATTAACCGAACCAGTGACCGCAATTCTTTATATTACCGAAGATAAACAACATATGGAAGAGCTACATAAGGCTATACATGTTAAAGAAGTAGTTGAag CGCCGGCACATGAACAGCATTTGATCGCACTTCACAGGCATGGTCATCAGTTAGGCGGTTTGCCTACGCTCTTTTGGGTCTCAGTTTGTGCAATAATTATAGTATTTCATGCGTTCctatgtaaattaattattaaagagTATTGCGAACCTTCGGAAAAGCTGAGATACCGTTATAATAAACCATGA
- the LOC105215261 gene encoding mucin-2 isoform X1 encodes MWPQALQMSREECRGILRRLELESYSHVISVFRAQGGLSDNKAKLLEELRGIFHISQERHRAEARRVANDEQLCTIAEAISGPNTWQEWSREGRRSYPMLPRVAPQTALALIANNVATETVSENAKLPYPADTAAAVIAERANSVNTISGKDELEPWAIKREVYVVTDDPFKMPDIPAANKKNLKRNISDTHAGSNKKRIISDTSPNKQQHQRQFHHITANSGETTSPSIGTSNIRKLYHNHNSKAAQQRLNQTPLQKQKLATKKSQIATGVNPVLPVTPGKRQATPAKSGRKSNSKLQEQKQQQTLAQQQQQHQQQQQLLPPSTVRNIQHIVGESLDDYNMDQNSTQPQIAASKKDITKNLTKLQLPSVMTTPTTGAPSVSPNVIAPTMPSNTPLVVNALSTRIDAHQLPTALSPTIVSASGSSVPTNLHSKVEKQLISTPVQKIILEDRLPPQQLSGSIVTTTTTSVSSTVVVSSASTFQMQSTSTPQIMTLPQISAAATKLRAVNTTILPPGTKLTTKKLSGSTLISALGTENNATLSGSTNNNGSQVFSIIDGNNSTNTAQASPALPTHTPPAIIQIQNTNSVSSEGATLQASQQPAQGKVLTTKLLPIVLSGAGVTGAAAGASATLSGSGSSGGNTVNITKIETINNGATLVSGGSAASGITGNNLNASLGGTTAVLKTVGSTLLLSPNQSGTPAGSALFSTLTSGAPVFRKSQIIKAGTIGVNASSAGKLSGTFSTSNSGPQIISNIKLTPANTTTSVTAVSHSNQQSTTASPFLQHQLKNISTTGIRTSVKICQSPNGKVFIQPAHIDNASKAKLQGALSHKILPNAVVSSNATGAGTTGTHQPQRIAIQKVQIIPAPLNSPGTLTGAFHAATSQSQSQTKPTITTNTLTLSGNKGNMNMVFVPSVGARTTTGKITLTKPASVSSGIVAATKVQGAQNTESHKPNVVIIGASQSGSNTPIKATTTFIDGSNNKYNVTARTANAVQLEANQMITEDTPVDILNMPIIVDSGDGTNITMGNNIGDTVTVLPTTTTTTVVENAQQQREQQNQQQQQPSTIILGATDWEMELDQATAVAAASKAARTDYRRLSSGQEAADGGKQQMQDKDEIDGETIIIDDSFEDVIVEEQEEGDTDAGTETEGTVDGEMADDTGGEEGQEMTERAYTIYSGTESGSGGEISPAKTSDAPKLVKVGRLQKTYNNTNNSSVNDEDEPIEVIDDEDEHTTVAVSHQTTAHKAESEGAKLESEVHAINASNERENNISAIVECETDAGFDETIVADIDENTAIEYIEEDNNTHANNDKAKLNNISGTTAKSAKSTQIAEESEVIVLDDNDSTTPTATATATLAAATSAAALDEATEDNTVVVECNAAKMVGGNTATAINVAILKPATVTTVTRNDLTGLQ; translated from the exons ATGTGGCCGCAGGCGTTGCAAATGTCTAGAGAAGAGTGTCGAGGGATTTTGAGAAGACTTG AGTTGGAATCTTATTCTCATGTGATAAGTGTATTTCGCGCTCAGGGTGGCCTCAGCGACAACAAGGCCAAACTTCTTGAGGAGTTGCGTGGCATATTTCACATATCGCAAGAGCGTCACCGAGCTGAAGCGCGTCGTGTTGCCAATGATGAACAATTGTGTACCATAGCTGAAGC TATTTCGGGTCCAAATACTTGGCAGGAGTGGTCGCGTGAAGGACGTCGATCGTATCCGATGCTACCGCGTGTGGCGCCACAAACAGCACTCGCTCTAATTGCTAACAATGTGGCAACGGAGACAGTTTCTGAAAACGCTAAATTACCCTATCCTGCTGATACGGCAGCCGCTGTTATTGCCGAACGCGCTAATTCTGTCAATACAATATCGGGAAAAGATGAATTGGAACCGTGGGCAATCAAGCGCGAGGTTTATGTCGTCACAGATGATCCT ttCAAAATGCCCGATATTCCTGCTGCCAATAAGAAAAATCTTAAACGTAACATATCCGACACTCACGCTGGCAGCAATAAAAAGCGTATTATCAGTGATACTTCacccaacaaacaacaacaccaaaggcAGTTCCATCATATAACTGCTAATAGTGGCGAAACTACGTCGCCCAGCATCGGTACCAGCAATATTCGTAAATTATATCACAATCACAATAGTAAAGCTGCCCAGCAACGTTTGAATCAAACaccattacaaaaacaaaaactggcaacgaaaaaatcacaaattgcTACAGGTGTGAACCCTGTATTACCTGTTACACCTGGTAAGCGACAGGCGACGCCAGCCAAAAGTGGACGCAAATCGAATTCCAAACttcaagaacaaaaacaacaacagacacttgctcaacaacaacaacaacaccaacagcaacaacaattgctacCGCCATCAACAGTTCGCAATATACAACATATTGTCGGCGAGAGTTTGGATGACTACAACATGGATCAGAATTCCACACAACCACAGATTGCCGCTTCAAAGAAGGACATAACCAAGAATCTGACTAAATTGCAATTGCCTAGCGTAATGACCACACCAACAACAGGCGCACCATCAGTTTCACCAAATGTGATAGCACCGACAATGCCATCAAACACACCGCTAGTAGTGAATGCTTTGTCTACACGAATTGATGCCCATCAGTTGCCAACTGCCTTATCGCCAACTATAGTCAGTGCTAGTGGTTCATCGGTTCCCACAAATTTACATAGTAAAGTGGAAAAGCAGCTGATTTCAACGCCAGTGCAAAAGATTATACTTGAAGATCGTCTTCCGCCGCAGCAATTGTCGGGTTCAattgtcacaacaacaacaacatcagtgtCATCAACGGTCGTGGTGTCGTCGGCATCCACGTTCCAAATGCAATCTACATCAACACCACAGATAATGACATTGCCACAAATATCTGCTGCTGCGACCAAATTGCGCGCAGTCAATACCACAATTTTACCACCCGGCACTAAACTCACCACTAAAAAGCTTTCCGGTTCTACATTGATCAGCGCGCTTGGCACGGAGAATAACGCCACGCTAAGCGGCAGTACAAACAACAATGGCTCACAAGTGTTTAGCATCATTGACGGTAACAATAGCACGAATACTGCACAAGCGTCGCCCGCACTGCCGACGCATACGCCCCCCGCaatcatacaaatacaaaacacaaACAGTGTGTCTAGTGAAGGTGCAACGCTGCAAGCATCACAACAGCCGGCGCAAGGCAAAGTGTTAACAACGAAATTGTTGCCAATTGTGCTAAGCGGCGCCGGTGTGACTGGTGCTGCTGCCGGTGCATCCGCCACACTTAGTGGCAGCGGCAGTAGTGGCGGTAACACAGTTAATATAACGAAAATTGAAACTATCAATAACGGTGCTACACTCGTAAGTGGTGGCAGTGCAGCAAGTGGCATCACCGGCAATAATTTGAATGCATCGTTAGGTGGCACAACGGCAGTACTCAAAACTGTGGGCTCTACATTATTGCTATCACCCAATCAGAGTGGCACACCTGCTGGCAGTGCGCTCTTTTCCACATTAACATCCGGAGCTCCAGTGTTCCGTAAGTCGCAGATCATTAAAGCGGGCACAATTGGCGTGAACGCAAGTAGCGCAGGCAAG cttTCTGGCACCTTTAGTACTTCCAACTCTGGCCCACAAATTATCAGCAATATTAAATTGACACCAGCGAATACCACTACAAGTGTAACGGCGGTCAGTCATTCGAATCAACAATCCACAACAGCTTCACCATTCTTACAACATCAATTGAAGAATATCTCAACGACTGGTATACGCACCAGCGTCAAAATATGCCAATCACCCAATGGCAAAGTGTTCATACAGCCAGCCCATATTGATAACGCATCGAAAGCGAAACTGCAAGGTGCATTGTCGCACAAAATCTTGCCTAACGCAGTGGTCAGCAGCAACGCTACGGGTGCTGGCACAACCGGCACACATCAGCCGCAACGGATCGCCATACAGAAAGTGCAAATAATACCAGCACCTTTAAATTCGCCCGGCACTCTGACGGGCGCCTTTCACGCGGCCACCTCACAATCCCAGTCACAGACGAAAcctacaattacaacaaatacactaACATTGAGCGGTAATAAGGGTAATATGAATATGGTTTTCGTGCCGTCGGTGGGTGCACGCACCACAACGGGTAAAATAACACTGACGAAGCCAGCAAGCGTTAGTAGTGGTATTGTGGCAGCTACCAAAGTGCAGGGTGCCCAAAACACAGAAAGCCACAAACCCAATGTGGTGATAATTGGCGCGTCACAAAGTGGGTCAAATACGCCAATTAAGGCGACTACCACTTTCATcgatggcagcaacaacaagtacaatgtGACCGCTAGAACAGCGAATGCAGTGCAGTTGGAGGCAAATCAAATGATTACCGAAGACACACCAGTTGATATACTCAATATGCCGATTATAGTGGATAGTGGTGATGGTACGAATATCACGATGGGTAATAATATTGGCGATACGGTAACGgtgttgccaacaacaacaacaacaacggtcgTGGAGAATGCACAACAGCAGCgtgaacaacaaaaccaacaacaacaacagccgtcCACAATAATTTTGGGTGCTACCGATTGGGAAATGGAATTGGATCAGGCGACAGCCGTGGCAGCAGCAAGCAAAGCAGCACGCACTGACTACCGCCGACTGTCAAGCGGCCAAGAAGCTGCTGATGGTGGTAAACAACAAATGCAAGATAAGGACGAGATTGATGGTGAAACCATAATTATCGATGACAGTTTTGAAGATGTCATAGTGGAGGAGCAGGAAGAGGGCGACACTGACGCCGGCACTGAGACTGAGGGCACTGTGGATGGTGAAATGGCAGACGACACGGGCGGCGAAGAGGGGCAAGAGATGACCGAGCGCGCATACACCATATATAGCGGTACTGAAAGTGGTAGCGGTGGTGAGATATCGCCCGCCAAAACGTCTGATGCGCCTAAATTGGTAAAGGTGGGACGGTTGCagaaaacatacaacaacaccaacaacagcagcgtcAACGATGAAGACGAGCCAATCGAAGTGATTGACGATGAAGATGAGCATACGACTGTGGCTGTCAGCCATCAAACGACTGCACACAAAGCGGAAAGTGAAGGTGCGAAATTGGAGAGCGAGGTGCATGCAATCAATGCGAGCAAcgaaagagaaaataacatatcTGCCATAGTTGAGTGTGAAACAGATGCAGGCTTCGATGAGACTATTG TTGCCGATATTGATGAAAATACCGCAATTGAATATATAGAAGAGGATAACAACACGCATGCCAACAATGACAAAGCTAAGTTGAACAACATTAGTGGCACAACAGCAAAGTCCGCGAAAAGTACACAAATAGCGGAGGAGAGTGAAGTCATCGTGTTGGACGACAATGACAGCACAACACCAACggccacagcaacagcaacgctGGCCGCAGCCACATCGGCTGCGGCGTTAGACGAAGCCACAGAGGACAACACAGTCGTGGTGGAGTGCAATGCAGCCAAAATGGTTGGTGGCAATACGGCAACGGCGATAAACGTTGCCATATTAAAGCCGGCAACAGTTACAACTGTCACGCGTAATGACCTAACGGGTTTACAATAA
- the LOC105215261 gene encoding mucin-2 isoform X2, translating into MWPQALQMSREECRGILRRLELESYSHVISVFRAQGGLSDNKAKLLEELRGIFHISQERHRAEARRVANDEQLCTIAEAISGPNTWQEWSREGRRSYPMLPRVAPQTALALIANNVATETVSENAKLPYPADTAAAVIAERANSVNTISGKDELEPWAIKREVYVVTDDPFKMPDIPAANKKNLKRNISDTHAGSNKKRIISDTSPNKQQHQRQFHHITANSGETTSPSIGTSNIRKLYHNHNSKAAQQRLNQTPLQKQKLATKKSQIATGVNPVLPVTPGKRQATPAKSGRKSNSKLQEQKQQQTLAQQQQQHQQQQQLLPPSTVRNIQHIVGESLDDYNMDQNSTQPQIAASKKDITKNLTKLQLPSVMTTPTTGAPSVSPNVIAPTMPSNTPLVVNALSTRIDAHQLPTALSPTIVSASGSSVPTNLHSKVEKQLISTPVQKIILEDRLPPQQLSGSIVTTTTTSVSSTVVVSSASTFQMQSTSTPQIMTLPQISAAATKLRAVNTTILPPGTKLTTKKLSGSTLISALGTENNATLSGSTNNNGSQVFSIIDGNNSTNTAQASPALPTHTPPAIIQIQNTNSVSSEGATLQASQQPAQGKVLTTKLLPIVLSGAGVTGAAAGASATLSGSGSSGGNTVNITKIETINNGATLVSGGSAASGITGNNLNASLGGTTAVLKTVGSTLLLSPNQSGTPAGSALFSTLTSGAPVFRKSQIIKAGTIGVNASSAGKLSGTFSTSNSGPQIISNIKLTPANTTTSVTAVSHSNQQSTTASPFLQHQLKNISTTGIRTSVKICQSPNGKVFIQPAHIDNASKAKLQGALSHKILPNAVVSSNATGAGTTGTHQPQRIAIQKVQIIPAPLNSPGTLTGAFHAATSQSQSQTKPTITTNTLTLSGNKGNMNMVFVPSVGARTTTGKITLTKPASVSSGIVAATKVQGAQNTESHKPNVVIIGASQSGSNTPIKATTTFIDGSNNKYNVTARTANAVQLEANQMITEDTPVDILNMPIIVDSGDGTNITMGNNIGDTVTVLPTTTTTTVVENAQQQREQQNQQQQQPSTIILGATDWEMELDQATAVAAASKAARTDYRRLSSGQEAADGGKQQMQDKDEIDGETIIIDDSFEDVIVEEQEEGDTDAGTETEGTVDGEMADDTGGEEGQEMTERAYTIYSGTESGSGGEISPAKTSDAPKLVKVGRLQKTYNNTNNSSVNDEDEPIEVIDDEDEHTTVAVSHQTTAHKAESEGAKLESEVHAINASNERENNISAIVECETDAGFDETID; encoded by the exons ATGTGGCCGCAGGCGTTGCAAATGTCTAGAGAAGAGTGTCGAGGGATTTTGAGAAGACTTG AGTTGGAATCTTATTCTCATGTGATAAGTGTATTTCGCGCTCAGGGTGGCCTCAGCGACAACAAGGCCAAACTTCTTGAGGAGTTGCGTGGCATATTTCACATATCGCAAGAGCGTCACCGAGCTGAAGCGCGTCGTGTTGCCAATGATGAACAATTGTGTACCATAGCTGAAGC TATTTCGGGTCCAAATACTTGGCAGGAGTGGTCGCGTGAAGGACGTCGATCGTATCCGATGCTACCGCGTGTGGCGCCACAAACAGCACTCGCTCTAATTGCTAACAATGTGGCAACGGAGACAGTTTCTGAAAACGCTAAATTACCCTATCCTGCTGATACGGCAGCCGCTGTTATTGCCGAACGCGCTAATTCTGTCAATACAATATCGGGAAAAGATGAATTGGAACCGTGGGCAATCAAGCGCGAGGTTTATGTCGTCACAGATGATCCT ttCAAAATGCCCGATATTCCTGCTGCCAATAAGAAAAATCTTAAACGTAACATATCCGACACTCACGCTGGCAGCAATAAAAAGCGTATTATCAGTGATACTTCacccaacaaacaacaacaccaaaggcAGTTCCATCATATAACTGCTAATAGTGGCGAAACTACGTCGCCCAGCATCGGTACCAGCAATATTCGTAAATTATATCACAATCACAATAGTAAAGCTGCCCAGCAACGTTTGAATCAAACaccattacaaaaacaaaaactggcaacgaaaaaatcacaaattgcTACAGGTGTGAACCCTGTATTACCTGTTACACCTGGTAAGCGACAGGCGACGCCAGCCAAAAGTGGACGCAAATCGAATTCCAAACttcaagaacaaaaacaacaacagacacttgctcaacaacaacaacaacaccaacagcaacaacaattgctacCGCCATCAACAGTTCGCAATATACAACATATTGTCGGCGAGAGTTTGGATGACTACAACATGGATCAGAATTCCACACAACCACAGATTGCCGCTTCAAAGAAGGACATAACCAAGAATCTGACTAAATTGCAATTGCCTAGCGTAATGACCACACCAACAACAGGCGCACCATCAGTTTCACCAAATGTGATAGCACCGACAATGCCATCAAACACACCGCTAGTAGTGAATGCTTTGTCTACACGAATTGATGCCCATCAGTTGCCAACTGCCTTATCGCCAACTATAGTCAGTGCTAGTGGTTCATCGGTTCCCACAAATTTACATAGTAAAGTGGAAAAGCAGCTGATTTCAACGCCAGTGCAAAAGATTATACTTGAAGATCGTCTTCCGCCGCAGCAATTGTCGGGTTCAattgtcacaacaacaacaacatcagtgtCATCAACGGTCGTGGTGTCGTCGGCATCCACGTTCCAAATGCAATCTACATCAACACCACAGATAATGACATTGCCACAAATATCTGCTGCTGCGACCAAATTGCGCGCAGTCAATACCACAATTTTACCACCCGGCACTAAACTCACCACTAAAAAGCTTTCCGGTTCTACATTGATCAGCGCGCTTGGCACGGAGAATAACGCCACGCTAAGCGGCAGTACAAACAACAATGGCTCACAAGTGTTTAGCATCATTGACGGTAACAATAGCACGAATACTGCACAAGCGTCGCCCGCACTGCCGACGCATACGCCCCCCGCaatcatacaaatacaaaacacaaACAGTGTGTCTAGTGAAGGTGCAACGCTGCAAGCATCACAACAGCCGGCGCAAGGCAAAGTGTTAACAACGAAATTGTTGCCAATTGTGCTAAGCGGCGCCGGTGTGACTGGTGCTGCTGCCGGTGCATCCGCCACACTTAGTGGCAGCGGCAGTAGTGGCGGTAACACAGTTAATATAACGAAAATTGAAACTATCAATAACGGTGCTACACTCGTAAGTGGTGGCAGTGCAGCAAGTGGCATCACCGGCAATAATTTGAATGCATCGTTAGGTGGCACAACGGCAGTACTCAAAACTGTGGGCTCTACATTATTGCTATCACCCAATCAGAGTGGCACACCTGCTGGCAGTGCGCTCTTTTCCACATTAACATCCGGAGCTCCAGTGTTCCGTAAGTCGCAGATCATTAAAGCGGGCACAATTGGCGTGAACGCAAGTAGCGCAGGCAAG cttTCTGGCACCTTTAGTACTTCCAACTCTGGCCCACAAATTATCAGCAATATTAAATTGACACCAGCGAATACCACTACAAGTGTAACGGCGGTCAGTCATTCGAATCAACAATCCACAACAGCTTCACCATTCTTACAACATCAATTGAAGAATATCTCAACGACTGGTATACGCACCAGCGTCAAAATATGCCAATCACCCAATGGCAAAGTGTTCATACAGCCAGCCCATATTGATAACGCATCGAAAGCGAAACTGCAAGGTGCATTGTCGCACAAAATCTTGCCTAACGCAGTGGTCAGCAGCAACGCTACGGGTGCTGGCACAACCGGCACACATCAGCCGCAACGGATCGCCATACAGAAAGTGCAAATAATACCAGCACCTTTAAATTCGCCCGGCACTCTGACGGGCGCCTTTCACGCGGCCACCTCACAATCCCAGTCACAGACGAAAcctacaattacaacaaatacactaACATTGAGCGGTAATAAGGGTAATATGAATATGGTTTTCGTGCCGTCGGTGGGTGCACGCACCACAACGGGTAAAATAACACTGACGAAGCCAGCAAGCGTTAGTAGTGGTATTGTGGCAGCTACCAAAGTGCAGGGTGCCCAAAACACAGAAAGCCACAAACCCAATGTGGTGATAATTGGCGCGTCACAAAGTGGGTCAAATACGCCAATTAAGGCGACTACCACTTTCATcgatggcagcaacaacaagtacaatgtGACCGCTAGAACAGCGAATGCAGTGCAGTTGGAGGCAAATCAAATGATTACCGAAGACACACCAGTTGATATACTCAATATGCCGATTATAGTGGATAGTGGTGATGGTACGAATATCACGATGGGTAATAATATTGGCGATACGGTAACGgtgttgccaacaacaacaacaacaacggtcgTGGAGAATGCACAACAGCAGCgtgaacaacaaaaccaacaacaacaacagccgtcCACAATAATTTTGGGTGCTACCGATTGGGAAATGGAATTGGATCAGGCGACAGCCGTGGCAGCAGCAAGCAAAGCAGCACGCACTGACTACCGCCGACTGTCAAGCGGCCAAGAAGCTGCTGATGGTGGTAAACAACAAATGCAAGATAAGGACGAGATTGATGGTGAAACCATAATTATCGATGACAGTTTTGAAGATGTCATAGTGGAGGAGCAGGAAGAGGGCGACACTGACGCCGGCACTGAGACTGAGGGCACTGTGGATGGTGAAATGGCAGACGACACGGGCGGCGAAGAGGGGCAAGAGATGACCGAGCGCGCATACACCATATATAGCGGTACTGAAAGTGGTAGCGGTGGTGAGATATCGCCCGCCAAAACGTCTGATGCGCCTAAATTGGTAAAGGTGGGACGGTTGCagaaaacatacaacaacaccaacaacagcagcgtcAACGATGAAGACGAGCCAATCGAAGTGATTGACGATGAAGATGAGCATACGACTGTGGCTGTCAGCCATCAAACGACTGCACACAAAGCGGAAAGTGAAGGTGCGAAATTGGAGAGCGAGGTGCATGCAATCAATGCGAGCAAcgaaagagaaaataacatatcTGCCATAGTTGAGTGTGAAACAGATGCAGGCTTCGATGAGACTATTG ACTAa